Below is a window of Variovorax sp. TBS-050B DNA.
GTGTACGGCAACGGCGCCCTGACGCTGGCCAATGCGCCCGAACTGCAGGGGCTGGCGGCGCGGGTGGAAGTGAGCGGCGAGACCGTGTTCTTCTACACCGAGGATGCGCGGCGCCTGCTCGAAGCGCTGGGGCGGCACGGGCGGCTGCGCACCTTCCACCGCCCCGCCAACCTCGAAGACCTGTTCCTCAAGCTCACGGGCCGGCAGATCCGCGAGGACGGCTAGCCGGAGACTTCATCGACATGACGACGACCACCACCACGCCCGCCGCCACCGCATCGGCGCCCGAACCCCTTCGCGCATCGCCCCCGCCGCCCTCGGCATGGCGCGCGCCCGAACTCTCGCTGCGCTGGTGGCCGGTGTTCCTGCGCAACCTGCTGGTGTGGAGGAAGCTCGCGATACCCAGCCTCATCGGCAACATCGCCGAACCGCTGATCTGGCTCGTGGCCTTCGGCTACGGCATGGGCGCGCTGGTCGGGCAGGTGACGGTCGACGGCCGGCAGGTGCCCTACATCCTCTTCCTGGCCAGCGGCTCGATCTGCATGAGCGCGATGAACGCCGCGAGCTTCGAGGCGCTGTATTCGGCCTTCTCGCGCATGCACGTGCAGAAGACCTGGGACGGCATCATGAACGCGCCCGTCGGGCTGGACGACATCGTGCTGGCCGAGATGCTCTGGGCCGCGTTCAAGTCGATCTTCACCGTGACCGCGATCCTGTGCGTGATGCTCGGGCTCGGCATCAGCCACAGCCCGAAGCTGGTGGTGGCGTGGATGGTGCTGGCGGGGGCGGGCATCACCTTCTCCTCGATCGCGCTGATCTTCAACGCGCTCGCGAAGGGGTATGACTTCTTCACCTACTACTTCACGTTGTTCATGACGCCGATGATGTTCCTGAGCGGCGTGTTCTTTCCGCTGGAGCAACTGCCTTCGGTGGTGCGGGCCGTGGCCGCGTGGCTGCCTTTGACCAATGCGGTGGCGCTGGTTCGGCCCCTGTTCATGGATCAATGGCCGCGGGGGTGGGCTGTTCATGGGGCGGTGTTGGTGGTTTATGCGGTTGTGGCGTTTTGGGTGGCGTTGGGGTTGACTCGGAGGCGGTTTCGGCGGTGAGGGGTTTTTGGGGTCCGGGGCCGGGTCTCGCCCCGGCGGGCGACTCACTTTCTTTTGCTTCGCCAAAAGAAAGTAAGCAAAGAAAAGGCGACCCTACTGTCTGTGTCCCTCCGCTTCGCTGCGGGCAACCTGCGGTGCTCGACTCCGGCGGGGGTCCGCAGAACTCGCTCCGCTGCGCTGCGCTCAGACAGCTGCGGCCCTGATCCCGCCTCCATCTCCGCTCCTCGGCACAGCCAGAAGGGAGGGGGAGCCCAGCCGGCCATCGCTTCGCTCGGCCAGCAACGCGCGCACGCGCAGCGTGCGCGCTTGTGTTTGGGGCCGAGCGAAGCGACGGCCCGTCGGTTTCCCTCCCCCTCTGGCTGCGCCGAGGAGCGGAGTGTTTCGCGGATCAGGGCTCGCAGCTGTTTGAGCGAAGCGAGTTCTGCGAGACCCCGCGAAACGCGAGCACCGCAGGTTGCCCCGTAGCGCAGCGAAGGGGTCGCAGACAGTGGGGGTCGCCTTTCTTTGCTTACTTTCTTTGGCGAAGCAAAGAAAGTGAGTCGCCCGCCGGGGCGAGACCCGGCCCCGGAAAACAACTCCACCCATGCCTAAAAAAGAATTACATTGCACACAATTAAATCGCACACTACAATCCACCCCATGCCCACCCCACCAACAACAGACGACATGCTCAAGCTGGACAACCAGCTCTGCTTCGCCGTCTATTCCGCCTCGTTGGCCATGACCCGCCTCTACAAGCCGGTCCTGGAAAAGCTGCAGCTCACCTATCCGCAATACCTCGTCATGCTCGCCCTCTGGGAGCAGGACGGCCTGATGGTCTCCGAGCTCGGCGAGCGCCTCTCGCTCGACTCGGGCACGCTCACCCCGCTGCTCAAGCGCCTCGAAGCCAACGGCTACGTCGCCCGGCTGCGCGACGTGGCGGACGAGCGCCGCGTGCGGGTCACGCTCACGGCCTCGGGCCGCAGGCTCAAGGCCCGGGCGGCGAGCGTGCCGGGTTGCCTGATGGCCGCGTCGCAGTGCTCGGTGCCCGAGCTCGTCGCGCTCACCCAGCAGATCCAGACCCTGCGCGACCGCATCCGCAAGGCCGCCTGAGGCGCACCGGCCAGCCCCTTTTTTCTCTCCCCTCCACCCAACCACAGAAGGAAATCACCACCATGACCACCAAGCTCGACAAGGTTCTCTACACCGCCGAAGCCCACACCGTGGGCGGCCGCGACGGCGCCGGCAAGTCCAGCGACGGCGCCATCGACGTCAAGCTCAGCTCGCCCGGCTCGGGCAAGCCCGGCACCAACCCCGAGCAGCTGTTCGCGGTCGGCTATGCCGCCTGCTTCATCGGCGCGATGAAGGCCGTGGGCCCGAAGATCGGCGTGAAGGTGCCCGACGACGTGGCCATCGACTCCAGCGTCTCGCTCGGCCCGACGAACGGCGGCGCCGCCTACGGCATCGCGGTCAAGCTCGCGATCACGCTGCCCGGCCTCGATGCCGAAGCCAAGCAGAAGCTGGTCGACACCGCCCACCAGGTCTGCCCGTACTCGAACGCCACGCGCGGCAACATCGACGTCGAACTGACGATCGCTTGACGGGCTCGCCCCCTCCAACCCCTCCCGGGGGCAACACCTGAGGCCCGGCAAAGCCGGTTCCTCGGTGTTCTCTTGAAGGCGGCTCATGCGAGGCGGCGGCCCGGCCACGAGCCGGGCCGCCTTTTTTCTTTCTTGCCTCGCCGATGTCCCACGGGTGACGCCGAAAGCCGCCGCGCGATGGCGCGTTTCACCAAGCTTGGCTAATGTGGCCGGCCCATCTTCACCGACTGGAGACCGCGCCATGAGCACCACCACCAGCCTGCTGATCCGCAAGGAAGAACTCTCGTCCACTCGCCTGCACACCGCCACCGACCAGCCGCTCGCCGAGGGCCAGGTGCGCGTGCGCATCGACAGCTTCGCGCTCACGGCCAACAACATCACCTATGCCGCCTTCGGCGACGCGATGAACTACTGGCAGTTCTTCCCGACCGGCGAGGAAGGCTGGGGCTGCATTCCCGTCTGGGGCTTCGCGAGCGTGGTGCAGTCGCTGCATCCGGGCGTGGCGGTGGGCGAGCGGCTCTACGGCTACTGGCCGATGGCGAGCGGCGCGGTGCTGAGCCCGGAGCGCCTCTCGCCCGAGCGCTTCGGCGACGGCGCGGCGCACCGTGCGGCGCTGCCCGCGGTCTACAACCAGTACTTCCGCTGCCAGGCCGATCCGCTCTACACCGCCGACACCGAGGACGTGCAGGCACTGCTGCGGCCGCTCTTCATCACCTCGTGGCTGATCGACGACTTCATGGCCGACAACGACTTCTTCGGCGCCCGCACCCTGCTGCTGTCGAGCGCGTCGAGCAAGACGGCCTACGGCACCGCGTTCCAGCTGCACCAGCGCGAAGGCATCGAGGTGATCGGACTCACCTCGCCGGGCAACGTGGCCTTCTGCGAAAGCCTGGGCTGCTACCACCGCGTGCTGACCTACGACGCGATCGATGCGCAGATCGCGGCCGACACGCCCTGCGTGTACGTCGACTTCGCGGGCGACGGGCCGCTGCGCGCAGCGATCCACGCGCGCTTCGCGGACCACCTCAGGTACAGCTGCTCGATCGGCGGCACGCACCTCGAACAGCTCGCCGCCAAGGGCGCGGGAAAGAGTCTTGCGGGCCCGCGCGCCACGCTGTTCTTCGCGCCGGCGCAGATCAAGAAGCGCACCGCCGAATGGGGCGCCGACGCGTTCGGCCGCCGCATGACGGCGGCCTGGCAGAACTTCATCGCCGCGGTGACGGACGCGCGCCAGCCCTGGCTGCGTGTCGCGCACCACCACGGCGCCGAGGCCGCGGCGGCCGCCTATGCGCAGGTGCTGGCCGGCCGGGGCGATCCGCGCATCGGGCACATTCTTTCGCTGCGGGAGCGGCCCGGGGGCTTGTGAGCGCACGGCGCGGGCGGCAGGTAGCGACAATCGCCGCATGACCCCTTCCTCCCCCGCAGCGCCCGCCAACACCCATCCCTACGAGAGCCTCACGCCCGACGTGGTGCTCGACGCGCTGGCAACGCTCGGCCTGCATGGCGACGGCCGCCTCACCAGCCTGAACTCCTACGAGAACCGGGTCTACCAGGTGTACCTGGAGGACCGCAGCGCCGTGGTGGTCAAGTTCTACCGGCCCGAACGCTGGAGCGAGGCCGAGATCCTCGAGGAGCACGGCTTCTCGCTCGAGCTGGCCGCGGCCGAAGTCCCGGCGGTGCCGCCGCGGGCCTTCGACGGCCGCACGCTGCACCACCACGCCGGCTTTGCCTTCAGCGTGAGCCCCTACCGCGGCGGCCGTGCACCCGAGCTCGACGATTTCGAGGTGCTCGAATGGGTGGGGCGCTTCCTCGCGCGCATCCACACCGTGGGCAGCGCCCGGCCCTTCGAGGCGCGGCCCGCGCTCGACATGCAGAACTTCGGCACCGCCTCGCGCGACTGGCTGCTCGGCCACGACAAGATCCCGCTCGACGTGCAGCGCGACTGGGAAAAGGCCTGCAACGAGGCGCTCGAGATGATCGCCGCCACGCCGCTCGCAGCCGCCGCGCCGAACGCGGGCGACTTCCAGCCGCGCAAGCTGCGGCTGCACGGCGACGTGCACCCGGGCAACATCCTCTGGACGCCCACCGACCGGCCCGAGGGCGGCCCGCACTTCGTCGACCTCGACGACGCGCGCACCGGCTTCGCGGTGCAGGACCTGTGGATGCTGCTGTCGGGCGAGCGCGCCCAGCGCACCGCGCAGCTCTCGGGCCTGCTCGACGGCTACGAGCAGTTCCGCGAGTTCGACCGCCGCGAGCTCGCGCTGATCGAGCCGCTGCGCACGCTGCGGCTCATCCACTACAGCGCCTGGCTCGCGCGGCGCTGGGAAGACCCGATCTTCCCGATCAACTTCCCGTGGTTCGGTTCGAGCGACTACTGGAAGGGCCAGATCCTCGTGCTGCAGGAGCAGTGCGAGCAGATGGCCGAGGAGCCGCTCTACGCCTGAGGCACCGCCTCGGCCACGCCTTCCAGCAGCCGCTCGACCAGCGGACCGACCGGCCCCGCGCGCCAGACCCCGTAGGCCTCCGACTGCGCGACGGCCCGGTCCAGCGGGCGGAACACCGCGCCGGGCAGTGCCGAATGGCGCATCGCCTGCGGCACCAGCGCCACGCCCAGGCCCTGCGACACCAGCGAGACCACCGCGAGCCAGTGGCGCACCTCGTGCCGCACCTCGGGCTGGAAGCCGGCCTCGGCGCAGATCGAGAGGATGCGCTCGTGGTAGTCGGGCGAGACCTCGCGCGAGAACAGCACGAAGGGCTGCGCACGCAGGTCGGCCGGCGCCAGCACGCGCTTGCGCGCGAGCGCGTGGCCGGCCGGCAGGCAGCAGACAAAGGGTTCCGACAGCAGCAGCCGGTGCTGCAGTTCGGGCGGCATGCGGGCGGTGTGGACGAAGCCGAGATCGAGCCGGTCGTGCAGCAGCTCGGCGATCTGCAGGCCCGAGTTGAGTTCGGCCAGCGTGATGCGCACCGCCGGATGCCGCGCCTGGAACGCGCGCAGCGCCTGCGGCAGGCCGCGGTACAGCATCGCGCCGACGAAGCCGATGCGCAGCCGCCCGGCCGAACCGGCCGCGACGTCGCGCGCCTCGAGCGCGGCCTCCTCGGCCTGCCGCAGCAGCCGCCGCGCGGAAGCGCGCAGCGCCTCGCCCGCGGGCGTGAGCCGCACTTCCTTGCTGTTGCGCTCGAACAGGCGCGCGCCCACCGAGTCTTCGAGCTGGCGGATCGCCACCGACAGCGGCGGCTGCGAGATCGACAGCCGCCGCGCGGCGCGGCCGAAGTGCAGCTCTTCGGCGAGCACGGAGAAATAGCGCAGGTGCCGGAGTTCCATCAATAGCCAGATCGAATCGAACAAGACCTATTCGATATTAGACACGGATCGCAGCCCTGCGAACAATGCGGCGGAAACCAGGAGACGACTTCGATGCCGACCGAAACCGCGGCCGCCGCCCAGGCGCAGGCCACGCCGCACGCCCATCCCATTCCCGACCGCCACGGCCAGAACCTGTTCACCGCCGACGCGGGCTTCGGCGAGCTGCTCGCGCTCTACCTGCCGGCCGACCTGCTGCGCCACATGCAGCCGCACTTCGAGCGCCTGGGCGGCCTCGCGGGCGGCCTGCTCGACGAGCTCGCCGGCACGGCCGACCGCCATCCGCCGGTGCTGCGCCAGCGCACGCGCACCGGGCTCGACGAGCAGAAGATCATCAAGCACCCGGCCTACGTCGAGATGGAGCGCCTCGCGCTGAGCGAGTTCGGGCTGGCCGCGATCTCGCACCGCGAGGACACGCTGGGCTGGCAGGGCCGCATGCCGCCGCTGGTCAAGTACGTGCTGACCTATCTCTTCGTGCAGGCCGAGTTCGGCCTGTGCTGCCCGGTCTCGATGACCGATTCGCTCACGCGCACGCTGAAGAAGTTCGGCAGCCCGGACCTGGTCGCCAAGTACCTGCCGCGCCTGACCTCGCTCGACTTCGATGAACTGGCCCAGGGCGCGATGTTCATGACCGAGCAGGCCGCGGGTTCCGACATCGCGGCCACCGCCACGCGCGCCGCGCGCCAGCCCGACGGCAGCTGGCGCCTCTCCGGCGACAAGTGGTTCTGCTCCAACCCCGATGCCGACTTTGCGATGGTGCTCGCACGCGCCGAGGACGGCGCCGAAGGCATGAAGGGCGTGTCGCTCTTCCTGCTGCCGCGCCGGCTCGACGACGGCCGCCTCAACCACTACCGCATCGTGCGCCTGAAGGACAAGCTCGGCACGCGCTCGATGGCGAGCGGCGAGATCCGGCTCGAGGGCGCGGTCGCCTACCTCGTGGGCGAGGAAGGCCGCGGCTTCGTGCAGATGGCCGACATGGTCAACAACTCGCGGCTGTCGAACGGGGTGCGCGCCGCCGGCCTGATGCGCCGCGCGGTGGGCCGAGGCCGAGTACATCGCGGCCGAGCGCCGCGCCTTCGGCCGCACGCTGGCGCAGATGCCGCTGATGCAGCGCCAGCTCGACAAGCTGCGCGTGCCCGCCGAGCAGGCGCGCACCATGGTGTGCCAGACCGCGCAGGCGCTCGCGCGCGCCGACGCGGGCGAAGCCGATGCCTACGCGCTGCTGCGCATCCTCACGCCGCTCATCAAGTTCCGCGCCTGCCGCGATGCGCGCAAGGTCACGGGCGATGCGATGGAAGTGCGCGGCGGCTGCGGCTACATCGAGGAATGGAGCGACCCGCGGCTGGTGCGCGATGCGCACCTGGGCTCGATCTGGGAAGGCACGAGCAACATCGTCGCGCTCGACGTGATCCGCGCGGTGAAGCGCGAAGGCTCGCTGCCGGTGCTGCGCGCGCACTGCGAGGCGCTGCTCGCCGATGCGGCGCGTTCCCCGGCGCTCTCGCCCGCGTTCGCGAAGGCCCTGCGCGATGCGCTGGCGCGCGCCGCGGCACTGACCGAAACCGCCGCGCGCGAGGGCGGCGACGCGCTGGCGCGGCAGGCGGCCTCGGCGCTCTACCACTGCACGAGCGCGATCGCGATGGCCTGGGAGGCCGCGCGCACCGGCTCTGCCGCGCGGCTGCGCTGGGCGCAGCTCGCGCTCGCGCACCGCGTGCTGCCGCGCGATCCGCTGATGCCCGACGCGCTGCCGGCCGAATGGAATCCCGGCGTGGCACGCGCCGACGCGGCCGTCGCCTGACGCAGGCCGCCATCCCTCAAAAAGACAGACCTCACCGGAGACAAACTTGCGCCCTCTTCTTCGCACCCTTCTTCTTTCGCTGCGCCTCCCCGCCGCCGCATGCACCGTGCTGCTCGCGGCCATGCCGGCCGCGCAGGCCGCCGAACCCTTTCCTTCCAAGCCGGTGATGCTGGTGGTGCCCTTCCCGCCCGGCGGGCCGACCGATGCGATGGCGCGCACGCTCGCGGCCGAGATGAAGGACCGCCTCGGCCAGCCGATGATCGTGGAGAACCGCGCCGGTGCCGGCGGCAACATCGGGGCCGACTACGTCGCGCGCGCCGAGGCCGACGGCCAGACGCTGCTCTTCGGCACCTCGGGCCCGCTCGCGATCAATTCGAGCCTCTACCGCAAGATCAGCTACGACCCGGTCAAGAGCTTCGCCCCGGTGATCCAGGTTGGCCACCTGCCGAACATCCTGGTGGTGCATCCCTCCGTGCCCGCGAAGGACGTGCGCGAACTCGTCGCCTATGCCAAGGCCAACCCGGGCAAGCTCAGCTATGCCTCCTCGGGCAACGGCGCGTCGTCGCACCTCGCGGGCGTGCTGTTCAACTCGGTCGCCGGCACCGACCTGCAGCACGTGCCCTACAAGGGCACCGGGCCGGCGCTCAACGACCTGCTCGGCGGCCAGGTGCAGATGACCTTCACCGACATCCTCACCGCGCTCCCCTACGTCAAGACCGGCAAGCTGCGCGCGCTCGGCGTGGCCACGGCCGCGCGTTCGCAGGCGCTGCCCGAGGTGCCGACGATCGCCGAGCAGGGCTACAAGGGCTATGACGTGAGCGTGTTCTTCGGCATCGTCGCGCCGGCCGGCACGCCCGCGGACCGCATCGGCAAGCTCAACCAGGCGTTCGCCGAAGTGCTCGGCTCGCCCAAGGTGAAGCAGATGTTCGCGGCGCAAGGCCTCGAATCGGCGGCCGACACCTCGCCGCAGAAGCTCGGGCAGTTCATCGCCAGCGAGTCTTCGAAGTGGAAGGACGTGGTGAAGAAGTCGGGGGCGCAGCTCGATTGACATGGCTTGCGTTCAGGGCGCGCTCCCGCCGACGGTGGGAGCGGATCAGAGCACTGGTTGATCGGCCGCAAACCAGCCGCGTGCCCCGTGCACAGGGCATCGGGTGCTCCCCGCAGCGAAATAAAGGAGGAGCCGAAGGCGGGGGACATTCGCGGAGGGGAGTACCCGGTGCCCTGTGCACGCGCCCCGAACACGCGCTCCGAACACGTCTCCTGAAAAGCACACAAACGAAACAAAGCCAATGACAAGCACCCCAGGCGCCCTCGCAGGCATCCGCGTCCTCGACATCTCCCGCATCCTCGGCGGTCCCTACTGCGGCCAGATCCTCGGCGACCATGGTGCCGACGTGCTCAAGGTCGAACCCCCGCAGGGCGACGACACCCGCACCTGGGGCCCGCCGTTCAAGGACGGCGTGGCTTCGTACTACCACGGCCTCAACCGCAACAAGCGCGTGCAGCACCTCGACCTGGCCACCGACGACGGCCGCGCCGCGCTGCTCGCGCTCGTCGCCGAGGCCGACGTGCTGATCGAGAACTTCAAGGCCGGCACCATGGAACGCTGGGGCATCGGCTTCGACGTGCTCTCGCAGCGCTTTCCGCGCCTCGTGTGGTGCCGCGTCTCCGGCTTCGGCACCGACGGCCCCCTCGGCGCCCTGCCCGGCTACGACGCCGCGGTGCAGGCCATGACCGGCATCATGAGCATCAACGGCGAGGCCGAGGGCGGCCCGCTGCGCGTCGGCCTGCCGGTGGTCGACATGGTGACCGGGCTCAACGCCGTCATCGGCGTGCTGCTCGCGCTGCAGGAGCGCCAGAAGAGCGGCCGCGGCCAGCTCGTCGAGGCCGCGCTCTACGACAGCGGCCTCTCGCTGCTGCATCCGCATGCGGCCAACTGGTTCATGGATGGCACCGCGCCCCGGCGCACCGGCAACGCGCATCCCAACATCTATCCCTACGACGCACTCGCCACCGGCACCGACCCCGTGTTCGTCGCCGTCGGCAACGACCGCCAGTTCGCGAGCCTGTGCCGCTGCATCGGCCTGCCCGAGCTGGCCGACGATCCGCTCTACCAGACGGCCGGCGCGCGCTCGGTGCACCGCGCCGGCCTCAAGCAGCGGCTCGAGGCCGCGCTGGCGGCGTTCGACGGCCGCGCGCTGGTCGAGCAGCTCATGGCCGCCGGCGTGCCCGCCGCGCCGGTGCTGCCTGTGGACGCCGCACTCGAACATCCGCACACGGCACACCGTGGCATGGTGGTGGAGATGGAAGGGGGCTACCGTGGCATCGGCGCGCCCGTGAAGCTCGGGCGCACGCCCGCGAGCTACCGGCATGCGCCGCTGACGCCGGGCAGCACGTTCCTGCCCGCAGGCGGACCTGACGAAGGCTAAGGCGCGATCGGATTGAAGGGCGTGCCGAGCTCGCGCGCAGGCGCAGGCGCGGTGGCCGCCCTGGGCGTGCGGTAGACCACGCGCACCGGCGCTACCGGCGCAGCCGCCGCGGCCGTCGTGGCCGCCGTCGCGGGGGCCGGCCCCACGGCCAGTGCGGGCCCGACGGTGGTGGTGGCGACCGGCGCCGCAGCGGCCTTGCCCGCGTTGGGATCGTGCAGCACCACGCTCTTGCCCACGCCCACGCCGGTGCCGATCGGGCCGATGCCCACGCCGACACCCACCCCCGCGGTGCCGGCCACCACGCCCGTGTTGTTGACCGACACGCCCGCGCCGAGCGGGCCCCAGCCGGTGTTCAGGCCGACCGAGAAATTGCCGTCCTTCGTGGCGCCGAGCCCGAGCGAGAGTCCCGGCACCAGCGGAATGCCGACGTGATAGTGCGAACAGCCGCCCACCAGCAGCAAGGGCAGTGCCGCCACGGCCACGGCGGCCGTGCGAACGCCTGCGGTGCGCGGCCGGGGCGTCACACCAGGAGCGCGTTGACGCGCCTCACGTAGGCCGCGGGATCGGCCGGCAGGCCGCCTTCGGCCAGCAGCGCCTGGTCGAACAGGATGTTGGCAAGGTCGTCGAAATGCTCGGAGCCTTCGAGCTTCTTCACCAGCGCATGCTCGGCGTTGACCTCGAGCACCGGCTTCAGGTCGGGCGCGGGCTGGCCGGCCTGCTTGAGCATGCGCGCGAGCTGCGTGCTCATGCCGCCGTCCTGCACCACCAGGCAGGCGGGCGAATCGACCAGGCGCGTGGTCACGCGCACGTCCTGGGCCTTGTCCTTGAGCGCTTCCTTGAGCTTCTCGAGCATCGGCTTGAACGATTCGGCCGCTTCCTCGGCCGCCTTCTTCTCGGCCTCGTCCTGCAGCTTGCCCAGATCGACCGCGCCCTTGGCCACGCTCTGCAGCGGCGTGCCGTCGAACTCGGTGAGGTAGTTGAGCGCCCACTCGTCGACGCGGTCGGTCATCAGCAGCACCTCGATGCCCTTCTTCTTGAAGACCTCGAGCTGCGGGCTGTTCTTGGCGGCGGCCAGCGTGTCGGCCGTGATGTAGTAGATCGCGTCCTGGCCGTCCTTCATGCGCGCCTTGTAGTCGGCGAAGCTCACGCTCACGGTGTCGCTGGTGGTCGACGCGAAGCGCAGCAGCTTGGCGATGCGGTCGCGGTTGGCGAAATCCTCACCCAGGCCTTCCTTGAGCACGGCGCCGAACTCGGCATAGAACTTCGCGTACTTGCCCGATTCGTCGGCCGCTGCCGCGGCGGCTTCGGCCGCGGTGGGCGCGTTCTTGTCGACCACGTCGGTCACGCCTTCGGTCGGCTCGGGCGCGGGCACCGATTCGCCCGAGCCCACGTCGATGCGGCCCTCGCCGCTCTCCGGGCCGGTCTTCTGCTTCTTCGCGAGGTCCTCGAGCATGCCGAGCACGCGCTTGGTGCTGCCCTCGCGGATGGCCTTCACGTCGCGGCTTTCCTGCAGCAGCTCGCGGCTCACGTTGAGCGGCAGGTCGGACGAGTCGATCACGCCCTTCACGAAGCGCAGGTAGCTCGGCAGCAGCGCCTCGGCGTCGTCCATGATGAAGACGCGCTTCACGTAGAGCTTGACGCCCGCGCTCTTGTCGCGGTTCCAGAGGTCGAACGGCGCCTTCGAGGGGATGTAGAGCAGCTGCGTGTACTCGGTGCTGCCCTCCACGCGGTTGTGGCTCCAGGCGAGCGGCGCCTCGAAGTCGTGGCTGATCGCCTTGTAGAACTCCTCGTACTGCTCGGGCGTGATGTCCTTCTTGTTGCGGCTCCAGAGCGCATTGGCCTTGTTGACCGTTTCCCATTCGCCGGTCTTGACCATGTCGCCCGGCTGGTCGTTCTCGCCGTCCTTCCATTCCTCCTTCTCCATGAGGATGGGCAGCGAAATGTGGTCGGAGTACTTGCCGACGATCTGCTTGAGCTTCCAGGCGTTGAGGTATTCGTCGGCGTCCTCGCGCAGGTGCAGCGTGATGCGCGTGCCGCGCTCGGCGCGCGTGATGTCGTCGACCTCGAAGTCGCCCGCGCCGCCGCTCGTCCAGCGCACGCCCTGCTCGGGCGGCAGGCCCGCGCGGCGCGATTCGACCGTGATCTTGTCGGCCACGATGAAGCCCGAATAGAAGCCCACGCCGAACTGGCCGATGAGCTGCGCGTCGGCCTTCTGGTCGCCGCTGAGCTTGCTCATGAAGTCCTTGGTGCCGCTCTTGGCGATGGTGCCGAGGTTGTCGATCGCCTCCTGGCGCGACAGGCCGATGCCGCGGTCGGTGATGGTGATGGTGCGCGCGGCCTTGTCGAAGGACAGGCGCACGTCGAGTTCGGGCTGGTCTTCGTAGAGCTCGGGATGGTCGATGGCCTCGAAGCGCAGCTTGTCGCAGGCGTCCGAGGCATTCGAGATCAGTTCGCGCAGGAAGATTTCCTTGTTGGAGTACAGCGCATGCGTGACGAGGTGCAGCAGTTGCGCGACTTCAGCCTGGAACGGGAGTTTGGTATGGGAAGAGGAATCGGCCATTTGAACCCAGTGATTGCTAAGCGAAAAAATTCTAAGCCGTGCGCTCCGGCGGAACCCACCGGCTTATCAACTCTGCGAGTTGGGGCTTC
It encodes the following:
- the htpG gene encoding molecular chaperone HtpG, coding for MADSSSHTKLPFQAEVAQLLHLVTHALYSNKEIFLRELISNASDACDKLRFEAIDHPELYEDQPELDVRLSFDKAARTITITDRGIGLSRQEAIDNLGTIAKSGTKDFMSKLSGDQKADAQLIGQFGVGFYSGFIVADKITVESRRAGLPPEQGVRWTSGGAGDFEVDDITRAERGTRITLHLREDADEYLNAWKLKQIVGKYSDHISLPILMEKEEWKDGENDQPGDMVKTGEWETVNKANALWSRNKKDITPEQYEEFYKAISHDFEAPLAWSHNRVEGSTEYTQLLYIPSKAPFDLWNRDKSAGVKLYVKRVFIMDDAEALLPSYLRFVKGVIDSSDLPLNVSRELLQESRDVKAIREGSTKRVLGMLEDLAKKQKTGPESGEGRIDVGSGESVPAPEPTEGVTDVVDKNAPTAAEAAAAAADESGKYAKFYAEFGAVLKEGLGEDFANRDRIAKLLRFASTTSDTVSVSFADYKARMKDGQDAIYYITADTLAAAKNSPQLEVFKKKGIEVLLMTDRVDEWALNYLTEFDGTPLQSVAKGAVDLGKLQDEAEKKAAEEAAESFKPMLEKLKEALKDKAQDVRVTTRLVDSPACLVVQDGGMSTQLARMLKQAGQPAPDLKPVLEVNAEHALVKKLEGSEHFDDLANILFDQALLAEGGLPADPAAYVRRVNALLV